From Homalodisca vitripennis isolate AUS2020 chromosome 1, UT_GWSS_2.1, whole genome shotgun sequence, the proteins below share one genomic window:
- the LOC124367280 gene encoding fatty acid 2-hydroxylase: MGYEDGELHVKYLGREYDVTRFRKFHPGGANTLAWFRGSDVTSQLVHTHHSEAAYSLLEDYRVGAQLQGDIDEEQIDWSQSLVKQVGGLGERYHSWVVKPVDRRARLFDADWLEQLTVVQWYVIPLVWVPVYITLLYISHLRLVNVIDSQVHVWVYLGCAVVIGFLIWPMIEYATHRWLFHLKPPDSIPLLIAIHFCLHGLHHKVPFDERRLLFPPVPAAALATLVYCVYSAILPPWAATSVGAGTLAGYIMYDLIHYYLHYGSPREGTYLYFMKRYHNQHHFVHHNHGFGISNHIWDKVFNTGLSLRKLKYTMKW, from the exons ATGGGCTATGAGGATGGAGAACTCCACGTGAAGTATCTCGGGCGAGAGTACGATGTGACGAGGTTCCGCAAGTTCCACCCTGGAGGTGCCAACACCCTCGCGTGGTTCAGGGGCAGTGACGTCACCAGCCAGCTTGTCCACACCCACCATTCCGAGGCGGCCTACAGTCTTCTGGAGGACTACAGGGTAGGCGCCCAACTCCAGGGAGACATTGATGAG GAACAGATAGACTGGTCCCAGTCACTAGTGAAGCAGGTGGGTGGCCTGGGCGAGAGATACCATTCATGGGTAGTGAAACCAGTGGACCGCAGGGCGAGACTGTTCGATGCCGACTGGCTGGAGCAGCTGACCGTCGTTCAGTGGTACGTCATCCCCTTGGTGTGGGTGCCGGTGTACATCACACTTCTCTACATCTCCCACCTTCGACTAGTCAATGTCATAGACTCACAGG TGCACGTGTGGGTGTACCTCGGGTGCGCTGTAGTCATAGGGTTCCTTATATGGCCGATGATCGAGTATGCAACGCATCGTTGGCTGTTCCATCTGAAACCACCCGACTCCATTCCCTTACTCATAGCCATCCACTTCTGTTTACATGGCCTCCACCATAAG GTGCCTTTTGATGAGCGCAGGCTACTGTTCCCGCCTGTTCCAGCTGCTGCACTTGCCACGCTCGTCTACTGCGTCTACAGCGCCATACTCCCACCTTGGGCTGCCACATCCGTTGGTGCTGGCACTCTTGCAG GTTACATCATGTATGACCTTATCCATTACTATCTACACTATGGATCACCCCGGGAAGGCACTTACCTTTACTTCATGAAGCGATACCATAACCAACATCATTTCGTACATCATAACCATG